Proteins from a genomic interval of Caulobacter rhizosphaerae:
- the infB gene encoding translation initiation factor IF-2 translates to MSDENENGRPGSNPGGRAPITLKPRQGSVSAGVVKQSFSHGRTKTVVVETKRVRPHAPPAGNLAAPSSAERRQGEAPRPQSQGGGQGGSAGGLSQSEMVARQRAIEAAREQQERQAAERRAAEARAAAAEAAAREAAAKAAAAAKVAAASPAAPTPTAQAPAAPVAQAPAAPTPQASTPAPQAPTPQAPTPAPAAPPVRAEAPRPTPTPAAGQTRTYEPSRDRRDDRSSTTTYRPGPGSQGDRPQGDRPQGDRPNFADRPFNQRAPRQDGPYNQRTPRPDAGGPPRGPRPEGGFRNDRPQGDRPQGDRPQGDRPTQTVRYSALAPRPAPGARPGPGGPRGARPGVPAQAPATPEIQRATRSAPRPGGDVSRRPDEEDDRRKAAAPGKAVSRAKGAPVRREGRLTIQTVAGDGDSADRMRSLASVRRAREREKEKRRGGPADVVKVSREVVIPDVITVQELSNRMAVRGVEIIKFLMRQGVMLKINDVIDNDTAELVATEFGHTVRRVSEADVEEGFIGAEDIDDHLEPRPPVVTVMGHVDHGKTSLLDALRKADVAGGEHGGITQHIGAYQVRLENGQKVTFLDTPGHAAFSQMRARGANITDIVILVVAGDDGVMPQTVEAIKHARAAEVPIIVAVNKMDKPGSDSTRVTNELLQHEIVVESLGGDTQIVEVSAKTGQGLDELIERILLQAEVLDLKANPDRTADGVVIEAKLDKGRGAVSTVLVNRGTLKRGDIVVAGSQFGRVRALLNERNEQLTEAGPATPVEILGLDGVPSPGDSFAVVENEARARELTEYRIRLKREKSMHPVGAGATSMADMMAKLQDKKYRELPLVIKADVQGSAEAIIGSLDAMSTDEVRARIILSGAGAISESDVMLAKGAGAPLIGFNVRASAQARALAEREGVEIRYYAIIYDLLDDIKGVLSGMLAPIQRETFLGNAEVLQAFDISKVGKIAGCKVTEGVVRKGAKVRIIRNDIVVLELGTLATLKRFKDEVNEVPSGQECGMMFAGFQDIKVGDTIECFTVEEIKRQLD, encoded by the coding sequence ATGAGCGACGAGAACGAAAACGGTCGGCCTGGTTCCAACCCCGGCGGGCGAGCGCCTATCACGCTGAAGCCCCGTCAGGGGTCGGTCAGCGCCGGCGTCGTGAAGCAGAGCTTCAGCCACGGCCGCACCAAGACGGTGGTGGTTGAAACCAAGCGCGTGCGTCCGCACGCGCCGCCGGCCGGCAATCTAGCCGCGCCGTCATCGGCCGAGCGCCGTCAGGGCGAGGCCCCGCGTCCGCAGTCCCAAGGCGGCGGCCAGGGCGGCTCCGCCGGCGGCCTGTCGCAAAGCGAGATGGTGGCCCGCCAGCGCGCCATCGAGGCGGCCCGCGAGCAGCAGGAACGCCAGGCGGCTGAACGTCGCGCCGCCGAGGCCCGCGCCGCGGCCGCCGAAGCCGCGGCCCGCGAAGCCGCCGCCAAGGCTGCTGCAGCCGCCAAGGTCGCCGCCGCGTCGCCAGCGGCGCCCACGCCGACCGCCCAGGCGCCCGCCGCGCCGGTGGCTCAGGCGCCGGCCGCTCCCACGCCTCAGGCGTCCACTCCCGCGCCTCAGGCGCCCACGCCCCAGGCTCCGACGCCGGCTCCCGCCGCGCCGCCGGTCCGCGCCGAGGCTCCGCGCCCGACGCCGACCCCGGCCGCCGGCCAGACTCGCACCTACGAGCCCAGCCGCGACCGGCGCGACGATCGCTCGTCGACCACCACCTACCGCCCGGGCCCGGGCTCGCAGGGTGATCGCCCGCAAGGCGACCGTCCCCAGGGCGATCGTCCCAACTTCGCGGACCGGCCGTTCAACCAGCGCGCCCCGCGCCAGGACGGCCCGTACAACCAGCGCACCCCGCGTCCCGACGCCGGCGGCCCGCCGCGCGGTCCCCGTCCCGAGGGCGGCTTCCGCAACGACCGTCCGCAGGGCGACCGGCCGCAAGGCGATCGTCCCCAGGGCGACCGTCCGACCCAGACCGTCCGCTATTCGGCCCTGGCCCCGCGCCCGGCGCCCGGCGCCCGTCCGGGTCCTGGTGGTCCGCGCGGCGCCCGTCCGGGCGTCCCGGCCCAGGCTCCGGCCACGCCCGAGATCCAGCGCGCCACGCGCTCGGCCCCCCGCCCCGGCGGCGACGTCAGCCGTCGCCCGGACGAGGAGGACGATCGTCGCAAGGCCGCCGCCCCCGGCAAGGCGGTCAGCCGCGCCAAGGGCGCTCCGGTTCGCCGCGAAGGGCGCCTGACCATCCAGACCGTGGCCGGCGACGGAGATTCCGCCGACCGTATGCGCTCGCTGGCCTCGGTTCGCCGGGCCCGTGAACGCGAAAAGGAAAAGCGCCGCGGCGGTCCCGCCGACGTGGTCAAGGTCAGCCGCGAAGTGGTCATTCCCGACGTCATCACCGTGCAGGAGCTGTCCAACCGGATGGCCGTGCGCGGCGTCGAGATCATCAAGTTCCTGATGCGTCAGGGCGTGATGCTGAAGATCAACGACGTCATCGACAACGACACCGCCGAACTGGTGGCGACCGAGTTCGGTCACACCGTGCGCCGCGTGTCGGAAGCCGACGTCGAGGAAGGCTTCATCGGCGCCGAGGACATCGACGATCACCTGGAGCCCCGGCCCCCGGTCGTCACCGTCATGGGTCACGTCGACCACGGCAAGACCAGCCTGCTGGACGCGCTGCGCAAGGCCGACGTGGCCGGCGGCGAGCACGGCGGCATCACTCAGCACATCGGCGCCTACCAGGTGCGTCTGGAAAATGGCCAGAAGGTCACGTTCCTCGACACCCCGGGCCACGCGGCCTTCTCGCAGATGCGGGCCCGCGGCGCCAACATCACCGATATCGTCATCCTGGTGGTGGCCGGTGACGACGGCGTCATGCCGCAGACGGTCGAGGCGATCAAACACGCCCGCGCCGCCGAGGTGCCGATTATCGTGGCCGTCAACAAGATGGACAAGCCGGGCTCGGATTCGACCCGGGTGACCAACGAGCTGCTGCAACACGAGATCGTGGTCGAAAGCCTGGGCGGCGACACCCAGATCGTCGAGGTCTCGGCCAAGACCGGCCAGGGCCTGGACGAGCTGATCGAACGCATCCTGCTGCAGGCCGAGGTCCTGGACTTGAAAGCCAATCCCGACCGCACCGCCGACGGCGTGGTGATCGAGGCCAAGCTGGACAAGGGTCGCGGCGCGGTTTCGACCGTGCTGGTCAATCGCGGCACGCTGAAGCGCGGCGACATCGTCGTGGCCGGCAGCCAGTTCGGCCGGGTTCGCGCCCTGCTGAACGAGCGCAACGAGCAACTGACCGAAGCCGGTCCCGCCACCCCGGTCGAGATCCTCGGCCTGGACGGCGTGCCCTCGCCCGGCGACAGCTTCGCCGTGGTCGAGAACGAGGCCCGGGCTCGCGAGCTGACCGAGTACCGCATCCGTCTCAAGCGCGAGAAGTCGATGCACCCGGTCGGCGCGGGCGCCACCAGCATGGCCGACATGATGGCCAAGCTGCAGGACAAGAAGTACCGCGAACTGCCGCTGGTCATCAAAGCCGACGTGCAGGGCTCGGCCGAGGCGATCATCGGTTCGCTGGACGCTATGTCGACCGACGAGGTCCGCGCGCGGATCATCCTGTCGGGCGCCGGGGCGATCAGCGAAAGCGACGTGATGCTGGCCAAGGGCGCCGGCGCGCCGCTGATCGGCTTCAACGTCCGGGCCTCGGCCCAGGCGCGGGCGCTGGCCGAGCGCGAAGGGGTCGAGATCCGCTACTACGCGATCATCTACGACCTGCTGGACGACATCAAAGGCGTGCTCTCGGGCATGCTGGCCCCGATCCAGCGCGAAACCTTCCTCGGCAACGCCGAAGTCCTGCAGGCCTTCGACATCTCCAAGGTCGGCAAGATCGCCGGCTGTAAGGTCACCGAGGGCGTGGTCCGCAAGGGCGCCAAGGTCCGGATCATCCGCAACGACATCGTCGTTCTGGAACTGGGCACCCTGGCGACGCTCAAGCGCTTCAAGGACGAGGTCAACGAGGTCCCGTCCGGCCAGGAGTGCGGCATGATGTTCGCGGGCTTCCAGGATATCAAGGTCGGCGACACCATCGAGTGCTTCACCGTCGAGGAGATCAAGCGCCAGCTCGACTAG
- a CDS encoding YcxB family protein, producing the protein MEIAGEIGIFENQKACGPLRKHLFGAKRYAQWWFVGAMLAGDILVSTLMDMAVPGYGWFAMMLFTAVALFFWIRYARTLGPKAWMARGVPAVSPITYRIEEAGLVLDSQTSMTRVAWSGMSQIAPGHEAWLFIGPGQAWFLPTRFFADRQQERAFLAACFDKLGPEAKARSAEVAALVATEAGPWGVARP; encoded by the coding sequence ATGGAAATCGCGGGCGAAATCGGAATCTTCGAAAATCAGAAGGCCTGCGGGCCGTTGCGCAAGCACCTGTTCGGCGCCAAGCGGTACGCCCAATGGTGGTTCGTCGGCGCCATGCTGGCGGGCGATATCCTGGTCTCCACGCTGATGGACATGGCGGTTCCGGGCTACGGCTGGTTCGCGATGATGCTGTTCACGGCCGTCGCCCTGTTCTTCTGGATCCGGTATGCGCGCACCCTGGGTCCCAAGGCCTGGATGGCGCGTGGCGTGCCGGCGGTTTCGCCGATCACCTACAGGATCGAGGAGGCGGGTCTTGTTCTGGACAGCCAGACGTCGATGACCCGCGTCGCATGGTCTGGCATGTCGCAGATCGCGCCCGGTCATGAAGCCTGGCTGTTCATCGGTCCGGGGCAGGCCTGGTTTCTGCCGACCCGGTTCTTTGCGGATCGCCAACAGGAGCGCGCCTTCCTGGCCGCCTGTTTCGACAAGCTTGGGCCGGAAGCCAAGGCCCGCAGCGCCGAAGTCGCGGCCCTGGTCGCCACGGAAGCGGGACCGTGGGGCGTCGCACGTCCCTGA
- a CDS encoding DUF2939 domain-containing protein, which yields MRIRTLLTVSLAAVSLSACATATRYDAAGDVHALLVAIRNDDHAAFDARVDRPALKAEIESELVRKARGSAMSGGWQAAAVALAGPAADIAGEALVQPETFRYAANYYGYTPDKPIPDRLTIAAGLRYIGSDQVCAAKTKNGPCLLTFTLEGGTWRLSGFDPETAKLRLKL from the coding sequence ATGCGCATCCGGACCCTCCTGACTGTCAGCCTCGCCGCCGTCTCGTTGTCGGCCTGCGCCACGGCCACCCGCTACGACGCGGCCGGCGACGTCCACGCCCTGCTGGTGGCGATCCGCAACGACGACCACGCCGCCTTCGACGCCCGCGTGGACCGCCCGGCCCTGAAGGCCGAGATCGAGAGCGAACTGGTGCGCAAGGCGCGCGGTTCAGCCATGAGCGGCGGCTGGCAGGCGGCGGCCGTCGCCCTGGCCGGTCCGGCCGCCGACATTGCCGGCGAGGCCCTGGTCCAGCCCGAGACCTTCCGCTATGCCGCCAACTACTACGGCTACACCCCCGACAAGCCGATACCCGACCGTCTGACCATCGCCGCCGGCCTGCGCTATATCGGCTCCGACCAGGTCTGCGCGGCCAAGACCAAAAACGGCCCCTGCCTGCTGACCTTCACGCTGGAAGGCGGCACATGGCGCCTGTCAGGCTTCGATCCCGAAACGGCGAAGCTGCGTCTGAAGCTGTGA
- a CDS encoding dienelactone hydrolase family protein: MVDVLAGFTRFEFDDGRWTRPVYRIGSGPAVIVIHEMPGLHPPVLEFARDVAAEGMTAFCPSLFGQPGRPISTGYMLGTIVKTLCVRREFTVWAAGRSSPIVDWLRALARQAHAECGGKGVGAVGMCFTGGFALAMMTEPSVVAPVLAQPSLPLGRRQGAALDCSPAELAVARARMEAEDLSLIALRFAGDKLSPCARFQTLERELGGRAELHTLADASARKGTGRAPHSVLTIHLDRDDPDGETLKVHRRVLDFFKERTGA; the protein is encoded by the coding sequence ATGGTCGACGTGCTGGCGGGCTTCACCAGGTTCGAGTTCGATGACGGCCGGTGGACGCGGCCGGTCTACCGTATCGGCTCCGGCCCGGCCGTGATCGTCATCCACGAGATGCCGGGCCTGCATCCTCCGGTGCTGGAATTCGCCCGGGACGTGGCGGCCGAGGGCATGACGGCGTTCTGCCCCAGCCTGTTCGGCCAGCCGGGGCGACCGATCTCGACGGGCTACATGCTCGGGACGATCGTCAAGACCCTGTGCGTCCGGCGCGAATTCACGGTCTGGGCGGCCGGCCGGTCCAGCCCGATCGTCGATTGGCTGCGCGCCCTGGCCCGTCAGGCCCACGCCGAATGCGGCGGCAAGGGGGTGGGGGCCGTGGGCATGTGCTTCACCGGCGGCTTCGCCCTGGCGATGATGACCGAGCCGTCGGTGGTGGCCCCGGTCCTGGCCCAGCCGTCCCTGCCCCTCGGCCGCAGGCAGGGCGCCGCCCTGGATTGCTCGCCGGCCGAACTGGCGGTCGCCAGGGCGCGGATGGAGGCCGAGGATCTGTCGCTGATCGCCCTGCGGTTCGCCGGCGACAAGCTGTCGCCCTGCGCCCGCTTCCAGACCTTGGAACGTGAGCTGGGCGGTCGGGCCGAACTGCATACCCTGGCCGACGCCTCGGCGCGGAAGGGGACAGGCCGCGCGCCCCATTCGGTGCTGACGATCCACCTCGACCGAGACGATCCCGACGGCGAGACCCTGAAGGTTCACCGACGGGTGCTGGACTTCTTCAAGGAACGCACGGGAGCCTGA
- the rbfA gene encoding 30S ribosome-binding factor RbfA gives MKRHSENKKAGPVGPSQRQLRAGELIRHALVDILREEELADPALQGVSVTVSEVRMSPDLKHAICFVEPLGAGVTEGAAEHIGEIIAALNRVSRFLRGRLGKSIDMKFTPDLKFIHDESFSSAAYMDRLFLDPRVQQDTRRLSDLTDDEEG, from the coding sequence ATGAAGCGCCATTCCGAAAACAAGAAGGCCGGGCCCGTGGGTCCGTCGCAACGCCAGCTGCGGGCCGGCGAGCTGATCCGTCACGCCCTGGTCGACATCCTGCGCGAGGAGGAACTGGCCGATCCCGCCCTGCAGGGCGTCTCGGTCACGGTCTCCGAAGTGCGCATGAGCCCCGACCTCAAGCACGCCATCTGTTTCGTCGAGCCTCTGGGGGCCGGCGTCACCGAGGGCGCGGCCGAGCACATCGGCGAGATCATCGCGGCCCTCAACCGCGTGTCCAGGTTCCTGCGCGGACGCCTGGGCAAGTCGATCGACATGAAGTTCACCCCGGACCTGAAGTTCATCCACGACGAAAGCTTCAGCTCGGCCGCCTACATGGACCGCCTGTTCCTGGATCCGCGCGTCCAGCAGGACACCCGTCGCCTGTCCGACCTGACGGACGACGAGGAAGGCTGA
- the truB gene encoding tRNA pseudouridine(55) synthase TruB has translation MARRKKGDAVSGWVCLDKPYDLTSTSAVSRVRRAFNAQKAGHAGTLDPLATGILPLALGEATKTVPFLMDADKAYRFMIQWGRSTTTLDREGETTASSDVRPTRDQVEAALPAFVGEIDQVPPNYSAIKVDGERAYDLAREGVEFELKTRKVTVHALRVSAAPDADHIELEMECGKGTYVRAVVRDLAAALGACGHVDQLRRTRVGRFSEDSAIGLETLENLSYEARLSEALLPVETALDDIPALAVTDEDAFRLAQGRAIVLLPRQVESLKAELTPGDRTVSAMSGERLVALCEMRAGKLNPVRVFQLT, from the coding sequence ATGGCCCGCCGCAAGAAGGGCGACGCTGTCTCCGGCTGGGTCTGCCTGGACAAGCCCTACGACCTGACCTCGACCAGCGCCGTCAGCCGTGTGCGCCGGGCGTTCAACGCCCAGAAGGCCGGCCATGCGGGTACGCTCGACCCCCTGGCCACCGGCATCCTGCCGTTGGCCCTGGGCGAGGCGACCAAGACCGTCCCGTTCCTGATGGACGCCGACAAGGCCTATCGCTTCATGATCCAGTGGGGGCGCTCGACCACCACCCTGGACCGCGAGGGCGAGACCACGGCCAGCAGCGACGTGCGCCCGACCCGGGATCAGGTCGAGGCGGCGCTGCCGGCCTTTGTCGGCGAGATCGACCAGGTCCCGCCGAACTATTCGGCCATCAAGGTCGATGGTGAACGGGCCTATGATCTGGCCCGCGAGGGCGTCGAGTTCGAGCTGAAGACCCGCAAGGTCACGGTCCACGCCCTGCGCGTCAGCGCCGCGCCGGACGCCGATCACATCGAGCTGGAGATGGAATGCGGCAAGGGCACCTATGTCCGCGCCGTGGTCCGCGACCTGGCCGCCGCGCTCGGCGCCTGCGGCCATGTCGACCAGCTTCGCCGGACGCGAGTCGGCCGGTTCAGCGAGGATTCGGCGATAGGTCTGGAAACTCTGGAGAATTTGAGCTATGAGGCGCGCCTGTCGGAGGCATTGCTTCCGGTCGAGACCGCGCTGGACGACATCCCGGCGCTGGCCGTGACCGATGAAGACGCCTTCCGGCTTGCGCAAGGACGCGCCATCGTTCTGCTCCCAAGGCAGGTGGAATCGCTGAAAGCCGAGCTCACGCCCGGTGATCGCACCGTTTCCGCCATGTCGGGAGAGAGGCTGGTGGCCTTGTGCGAGATGCGCGCCGGAAAGCTCAATCCGGTGCGGGTCTTCCAACTCACCTGA
- the rpsO gene encoding 30S ribosomal protein S15 — MSITAERKTALIAEHARSEGDTGSAEVQVAILSERIANLTEHFKTHKKDNHSRRGLLMMVSQRRSLLDHLKKSDAARYAALIEKLGLRR, encoded by the coding sequence ATGTCGATCACTGCCGAGCGCAAGACCGCTCTCATCGCCGAACACGCCCGCTCCGAGGGCGACACCGGCAGCGCCGAAGTCCAGGTCGCGATCCTCTCCGAGCGCATCGCCAACCTGACCGAGCACTTCAAGACCCACAAGAAGGACAACCACAGCCGTCGTGGTCTGTTGATGATGGTTTCCCAGCGTCGCAGCCTCCTCGACCACCTGAAGAAGTCCGACGCCGCCCGCTACGCGGCTCTCATCGAGAAGCTGGGTCTGCGCCGCTAA
- the pnp gene encoding polyribonucleotide nucleotidyltransferase, which produces MFDIKRKTIEWGGKTLVLETGRIARQADGAVLATMGETVVLATAVFAKTQKPGQDFFPLTVNYQEKTFAAGKIPGGFFKREGRPSEKETLVSRLIDRPIRPLFVKGFKNEVQVVVTVLQHDLENDPDILGMVAASAALVLSGAPFMGPIGAARVGYIDGGYVLNPTLDELKESKMDLVVAGTADAVMMVESEIQELSEEIVLGGVNFAHKEMQTVIDAIIELAEHAAKEPFEFEPEDTDAIKAQMKDLVGADIIAGYKIQKKQDRYEAIGAAKKKAIAALGKSDEHPAGYDPLKLGAVFKELEADVVRRAILDTGLRIDGRTVDKVRPILGEVGILPRTHGSALFTRGETQAIVVATLGTGDDEQFIDALEGTYKESFLLHYNFPPYSVGETGRMGSPGRREIGHGKLAWRALRPMLPSKEDFPYTIRLVSEITESNGSSSMATVCGSSLAMMDAGVPLIRPVSGIAMGLILEKDGFAVLSDILGDEDHLGDMDFKVAGTSEGLTSLQMDIKIAGITPEIMKQALAQAHEGRAHILGEMNKAMDAPRDDVGDYAPKIETITIPTDKIREVIGTGGKVIREIVATTGAKVDINDEGTVKVSASDGAKIKAAIDWIKSITQEAEVGAIYDGKVVKVVDFGAFVNFFGAKDGLVHVSQISNERVAKPSDVLKEGQIVKVKLLGFDDRGKTKLSMKVVDQETGEDLSKKEAVTPEEAVTT; this is translated from the coding sequence ATGTTCGATATCAAGCGCAAGACGATCGAGTGGGGCGGCAAGACGCTGGTCCTCGAAACCGGTCGCATCGCCCGTCAAGCCGACGGCGCCGTCCTGGCCACCATGGGCGAAACCGTCGTCCTGGCCACCGCCGTGTTCGCCAAGACGCAAAAGCCGGGCCAGGACTTCTTCCCCCTGACCGTCAACTACCAGGAAAAGACCTTCGCGGCCGGCAAGATCCCCGGCGGCTTCTTCAAGCGCGAAGGCCGTCCGTCGGAAAAGGAAACCCTGGTTTCCCGCCTGATCGACCGTCCGATCCGCCCGCTGTTCGTCAAGGGCTTCAAGAACGAAGTCCAGGTCGTCGTCACCGTGCTGCAGCACGACCTTGAGAACGATCCCGACATCCTGGGCATGGTGGCCGCCTCGGCCGCCCTGGTCCTGTCGGGCGCCCCGTTCATGGGCCCGATCGGCGCCGCGCGCGTCGGCTACATCGACGGCGGCTACGTGCTGAACCCGACGCTCGACGAGCTGAAGGAAAGCAAGATGGACCTGGTCGTGGCCGGCACCGCCGACGCCGTGATGATGGTCGAAAGCGAAATCCAGGAGCTCTCGGAAGAGATCGTGCTGGGCGGCGTCAACTTCGCCCACAAGGAAATGCAGACGGTGATCGACGCGATCATCGAGCTGGCCGAGCACGCCGCCAAGGAACCCTTCGAGTTCGAACCCGAAGACACCGACGCGATCAAGGCCCAGATGAAGGACCTGGTCGGCGCCGACATCATCGCCGGCTACAAGATCCAGAAGAAGCAGGATCGCTACGAAGCGATCGGCGCGGCCAAGAAGAAGGCCATCGCCGCCCTGGGCAAGTCGGACGAGCATCCGGCCGGCTACGACCCGCTGAAGCTGGGCGCGGTGTTCAAGGAACTGGAAGCCGACGTCGTGCGTCGCGCGATCCTCGACACCGGCCTGCGCATCGACGGCCGCACCGTCGACAAGGTCCGTCCGATCCTCGGCGAAGTCGGCATCCTGCCGCGCACCCACGGCTCGGCCCTGTTCACCCGCGGCGAGACCCAGGCGATCGTGGTCGCCACCCTGGGCACCGGCGACGACGAGCAGTTCATCGACGCCCTGGAAGGCACCTACAAGGAATCCTTCCTGCTGCACTACAACTTCCCTCCCTACAGCGTCGGCGAAACCGGCCGTATGGGCAGCCCGGGCCGCCGCGAAATCGGCCACGGCAAGCTGGCCTGGCGCGCCCTGCGCCCGATGCTGCCGAGCAAGGAAGACTTCCCCTACACCATCCGCCTGGTCTCCGAGATCACCGAGTCGAACGGCTCGTCCTCGATGGCCACGGTCTGCGGCAGCTCGCTGGCCATGATGGACGCGGGCGTTCCGCTGATCCGTCCGGTCTCGGGCATCGCCATGGGCCTGATCCTGGAAAAGGACGGCTTCGCGGTTCTGTCGGACATCCTGGGCGACGAAGATCACCTGGGCGACATGGACTTCAAGGTGGCCGGCACCAGCGAGGGCCTGACCTCGCTGCAGATGGACATCAAGATCGCCGGCATCACGCCGGAAATCATGAAGCAGGCCCTGGCCCAGGCTCACGAAGGTCGCGCCCACATCCTGGGCGAGATGAACAAGGCCATGGACGCGCCGCGTGACGACGTCGGCGACTACGCGCCGAAGATCGAGACCATCACCATCCCGACCGACAAGATCCGGGAAGTGATCGGCACCGGCGGCAAGGTGATCCGCGAGATCGTCGCCACCACCGGCGCCAAGGTCGACATCAACGACGAAGGCACGGTCAAGGTCTCGGCCTCGGACGGCGCCAAGATCAAGGCGGCGATCGACTGGATCAAGTCGATCACCCAGGAAGCGGAAGTCGGCGCGATCTACGACGGCAAGGTCGTCAAGGTCGTCGACTTCGGCGCCTTCGTGAACTTCTTCGGCGCCAAGGACGGCCTGGTCCACGTCAGCCAGATCAGCAACGAGCGGGTGGCCAAGCCCTCGGACGTGCTGAAGGAAGGCCAGATCGTGAAGGTCAAGCTGCTGGGCTTCGACGATCGCGGCAAGACCAAGCTGTCGATGAAGGTCGTCGATCAGGAAACCGGCGAAGACCTGTCCAAGAAGGAAGCCGTGACCCCGGAGGAAGCCGTCACCACCTGA
- a CDS encoding ferredoxin: protein MAHDVLIAVAERHPRFEKNVAGDFYTTGDCLQCNVPEEAAPDLLAELNPENSDTYFIRQPISPAEVEQACNAILSCCMDALRYGGTDPNIIRRLGNRASSSDFVLPGGPVRFPGENDFSWQSQDGSPMGWFSRFWKRFHRV from the coding sequence ATGGCGCATGATGTCCTGATCGCGGTCGCCGAACGGCATCCCCGTTTTGAGAAGAATGTCGCGGGGGACTTTTACACCACCGGCGATTGCCTGCAGTGCAACGTGCCGGAAGAGGCGGCCCCTGATCTCCTGGCGGAGCTGAACCCCGAGAACAGCGACACCTACTTCATCAGGCAACCCATCTCTCCAGCCGAGGTTGAGCAAGCTTGCAATGCGATTTTGAGCTGTTGCATGGACGCCCTTCGCTACGGCGGGACCGATCCCAACATCATTCGCCGCCTGGGTAATCGCGCAAGCTCATCGGACTTCGTCCTGCCCGGAGGTCCGGTTCGGTTTCCGGGCGAAAACGACTTTAGCTGGCAAAGCCAGGATGGCAGCCCAATGGGTTGGTTCTCGCGCTTTTGGAAACGATTCCACCGCGTCTAG
- a CDS encoding ribonuclease T2, translating into MSSKIAQAVIGLFAALAVAGAAQASSLKACAVPPSVIPAPAEVPPADQVHTDVPTAAYLLALFWSPESCRAGIPESDKTIQCRSNDFGFTVHGLWPNGPDKVHPRYCKPSPPISAATVLANLCMTPSPWLLQHEWQAHGTCQWDTPEAYFKKARQVRERLNVPDLKPGPNGTMTAGQVRAAFLKRNRGMTADGLNVRVNKDNRLTEVWVCMDLDFKLAACRGGNGTPDPVTIRVTPRR; encoded by the coding sequence ATGTCGTCGAAGATCGCCCAGGCCGTGATCGGTCTTTTCGCCGCCCTCGCCGTCGCCGGCGCCGCCCAGGCGTCCAGCCTCAAAGCCTGCGCGGTCCCGCCCAGCGTGATCCCCGCCCCGGCCGAGGTCCCGCCGGCCGACCAGGTCCACACCGACGTGCCGACCGCCGCCTACCTGCTGGCGCTGTTCTGGTCGCCGGAGTCCTGCCGGGCCGGCATTCCGGAGTCGGACAAGACGATCCAGTGCCGAAGCAACGATTTCGGCTTCACGGTGCACGGTCTGTGGCCCAACGGGCCGGACAAGGTCCACCCGCGCTATTGCAAGCCCAGCCCGCCGATCAGCGCCGCGACGGTGCTGGCCAACCTGTGCATGACCCCCTCGCCCTGGCTGCTGCAGCACGAGTGGCAGGCGCACGGCACGTGCCAGTGGGACACCCCCGAGGCCTATTTCAAGAAGGCCCGCCAGGTTCGCGAGCGCCTTAACGTGCCGGACCTCAAGCCCGGTCCGAATGGAACCATGACCGCGGGCCAGGTCCGGGCCGCCTTCCTCAAGCGCAATCGCGGCATGACGGCCGACGGGCTGAACGTGCGCGTCAACAAGGACAACCGCCTGACCGAGGTCTGGGTCTGCATGGACCTGGACTTCAAGCTGGCGGCCTGCCGAGGCGGCAACGGCACGCCGGACCCGGTGACGATCCGGGTGACGCCGAGGCGGTAG
- a CDS encoding LysE family translocator — translation MPEAKTWIAFCLVCLGMALTPGPNMLYLVSRSISQGRWAGIVSLAGTAAGFVVYLVCAALGITALLMAAPIAYDILRFGGALYLAWLAWQAIRPGGASPFQVRDLPKDSPARLISMGFLTNLLNPKAAMLYLSLLPQFIDPHRGAVLGQSLALGGSQIVISLTVNGCICLAAGTIASFLATRPSFALVQRWLMASVLGGLAVRMATEARK, via the coding sequence ATGCCCGAAGCCAAGACCTGGATCGCCTTCTGCCTCGTCTGCCTGGGCATGGCCCTGACCCCGGGGCCGAACATGCTCTATCTGGTCAGCCGTTCGATCAGCCAGGGGCGCTGGGCCGGGATCGTGTCGCTGGCGGGCACCGCCGCCGGCTTCGTGGTCTATCTTGTCTGCGCGGCCCTGGGCATCACCGCCCTGCTGATGGCGGCCCCGATCGCCTACGACATCCTGCGGTTCGGCGGAGCGCTGTACCTGGCCTGGCTGGCTTGGCAAGCGATCCGGCCCGGCGGCGCCTCGCCGTTCCAGGTGCGCGACCTGCCCAAGGACAGCCCGGCCAGGCTGATCAGCATGGGCTTCCTGACCAACCTGCTGAACCCCAAGGCCGCGATGCTGTACCTGTCCCTGCTGCCGCAGTTCATCGATCCGCACCGGGGCGCGGTGCTCGGCCAGTCCCTGGCCCTGGGCGGCAGCCAGATCGTCATCAGCCTGACCGTGAACGGCTGCATCTGCCTGGCGGCCGGCACGATCGCGAGCTTCCTGGCCACGCGCCCCAGCTTCGCCCTGGTCCAGCGCTGGCTGATGGCCTCGGTGCTGGGCGGCCTGGCCGTGCGGATGGCGACCGAGGCGCGGAAGTAA